GTCGCGGCGCACCTCGACCGCGCGAAGAGCATCCAGTCCGGGCTCGGCAAGAAGTGAGGTCGCGGGCAGGGGTCGCGAGCGCCGGCGCGATCGCGATGGGGCTCGCGCTGGCCTCGTGCGCGCGACGCCCGCCGCCGCGAGCGTACACTGTGACCATCGTGAACTTCGTGACTCAGCCGGCGACGCTGCGCGTCGCGCCCGGCGACACCGTCGTCTGGAAGAACACCGACTTCGTGCCGCACACGGCGACGGCGCGCGACGGCGCGTTCGACTCGAAGACGATCGACGGCGGCAAGAGCTGGCGCTGGGTCGCTGCGGCGGCCGGCAGCCATCCGTACTACTGCATCTTCCACCCGAACATGCAGGCGACGATCGAGGTGCGATGAGTCGGCGGCGGCACGGATGAGCCGATGGCCGGGGACGGTTCGCGGGCACGATCGCGAGCCGTCCCCGGCCTCGCTTCCGCTCGGCACGGATCACGCGACAGGAGCGGTCGGTCCGGCCGCGGGTCGCCGGATGGATCCCCGTCGTCGCGGAGGCAGCCGATGGAAACAGTCGCCCAGCTCGTGGAGCGG
This DNA window, taken from Gemmatirosa kalamazoonensis, encodes the following:
- a CDS encoding cupredoxin domain-containing protein, whose product is MNFVTQPATLRVAPGDTVVWKNTDFVPHTATARDGAFDSKTIDGGKSWRWVAAAAGSHPYYCIFHPNMQATIEVR